In the genome of Mucilaginibacter sp. 14171R-50, the window GATAAGCTTTATGAAACTGCGAAAGGGTTGGATGTACCTGGTAAGGTAAGTAATAAGCGCCGTTTACAGCAATTACGGCATCGGCCAGTTCACGGGTCCATACCGCAACGGCGTTTTTAGATGCCGGATCTGTGCGTTGTTTATAATAAACTACAAAAGCAAATACCTCTTCACGTGCCCAAGCCAGGTAAGTGCCCGGGTCGGCCGTCGCATGGCGGATAGAAACATTCAGCACGTTTACATTAAAGCGGATAAATATTTCGGCCATAGCGTGTTCAAATTCCTCAAAGCGCTGAACAGGAACAAAATATTCCAACAACACATAAGTGCTATTGATCCGCGACTTCGGTTCCAGCTCGGCAACATCGTAGCCAGCTTCATAATTTCGCCAGTGGATCTTTTTGCCCCGAAACAATAAAGGATCAATGATAAACTCCCGGTACGGCTTACCCAGCGGCCTTTCTGTAAATGCCCAAAGGAAATACCGCTCAAGGGGATAAGATTCTTTTAGCGGCATCAGCCGGGTTTTAACAGTCGGTTTTTCGGTGGTTTCTATCCAGCTCACCGCTCGCAAACGTTTATATTTTGGCGGGTAGATATCCCCGTTATGAAAAACTACCTGGGGGTTATCGCGGATGGTTTTGAAGAAGTAATCTTTATATTCTTCCACCTTCATTTTTTTATCAATTCGTTTAATAGCCAGATTATCGGCCAGTTCTAACTCAGCCTGAACAATAATGCCAATGCCATTATAACTACCTATAGAGCCAAAGAATATTTCATGGTTCTCTGTTTTAGTAGCATGCACTAATGATCCATCGGCTAATACTACATCAATTGAACGCACTGATAAAACAACCGGTCCCATACCCATATACCGTCCGTGTGCATTAACACTTAATGCTCCACCTACTGTGAAGTTGGCATAGGTTTGCATGACTTTGATGCTCAGGTCATGTTCATCAATGTACTGCTGTATATCGCACCAACGGATACCCGTCTGTACTTTGATAAGCTTACCTGTTGCGGAAAACTCCAGCACCTTATTCATCCCACGCATGTCAATATGCAAACTATGCGGACTGGCGGTTTGTCCGCCCATGCTGAAACGACCGCCGCCTACGGAAATCGCTCCAGTGGTGTTTTTAACTATTTCGCAGATTTCTTCGACAGAAGTCGGACGCACAATTTTAGCAACCAGCACCGGATTCAATCGGGTTACATCATCAATAATGCGCTCATCTGTTTTAAGGTGGGGAATCTCTTTGCCTTCATCGTTTTTCAAATAATCGGGCGCCGAACCGGGTACCGAGCCGTACTGGTTTGCCGTATAATTTCCTTTCTTAAATCCTAACCGCCAAAACAACCATAGCGGCCCAAGCACGGGTATTAAAACAGTAAACAGCCAATAACCTGAATAGCCCTGATCATGCAGGCGTTTCATGGAAGTAGCTATAATAATCCAGAATAATAAAGGGTAAAGTATAAACGTAGCACCTTCGCCTATGCCGAACAATAACAGGTTATATAGTACATAAAAGGTACACCAGTAAAACAGGGAAGCCAACCAAAAAGCTCCTTTTGATAAGCGGCCGTTAAAAGTAAATAACAAATAGGTTACAGGTAGCTTTTGTTTGAGACGCATAAATAGTTAGTTCTCCTTTTCTAGTAAGTCTCCCTTGTTCTCGATAATTTTTATCTTTTTCTTATAGCGTCTTTTGGGCTTTGGTTCATCAATAAAAAAATACATGATGTAACCGATAATAAATCCCGTTAAAAGCCCGCCCATATGAGCGGCATTGTCAATACCTCCACTAAATCCGATTATTAAATTAATCCCTATAAAAATTGCGTTATTTATTAATAACCCTCTTTTGGAATTTGCGTCGGCTTTGTTAGTTGTTAATAAAGCGGTTAATACACCATACAATCCGAAGATCGCACCTGACGCACCAACGCTCAAGGTTGCAGGATGCCACCATATACTGGCAATGCTTGCTAACAAACCACATAAAAAATAGGCGATTATAAATTTAGCCCTCCCTAAAATAGGTTCGAGGAAAATTGAGACGAAAAGTAAACCATACATATTAAATATCAAGTGCATTAATCCTCCATGCAAAAAGATATTAGTTAGTAAGCGCCACCATTGTCCGCTAATCACTGCTGGCCGGTAATTAGCTCCCCAGGCATATAAGTCTTGTCCATCAAATGAAATAAAACCTAATCCTGCAAAAACCATAATGATAAAAACCAAAATGTTTACTGCAATAATGATTACTGAGACTGATGATTTACTGGTGATTTTTATTGCTGAAATAAATTTATAGAAAGTCTTCCATTGATTCTGAAAACTGTACTCGGGAAGCTTTTTTAATTGCACATTGTCAAACTTAGGGAAGATCAACATGATCAACCAAATTGCAGCGCCAATGCCAAACGATTTAAATATCCATACAAATTTATCCCCGTTTCTTGCTTCGAACGGTTCATTTTTGGCTTCCAGAATTAACGGTTCTGCACTGTTATATTGAGGAATTGACTTGATCGCTGCATAATAACCTTTACGGTGATCATTATTGCCAATATGGTCTAAGTAAACAAACCGATCAAGATTTTCTTCTTTTAATTTATTATAGGCTTCTATCCCTAATTCTTTAAACGCCTGCTCCTTTTCAGTATCGCTACTGTGATTACTTATACTTTTTGTGTATTCGGTTCCCAGCCAGGCCACTGGCATGTTAAAGTTGTTGTTATTGCTGGTATCTATTTGAGACGCTTTATTTAAAATAGGACAAGCGACGTACAGATGAAAAGTCAAATATTCGTTATTCCTGCCACTTACCTCCGTTCTACGATGTACAGTCGCGTGTTGTTTATCGATATAATGATTTGCAACTGTATAATATTTCGTGATTGGCTTTTGACTGATTTCGGTAATGTTATTAACGGTTGTCAGTTTACCAGTTGCTGTTAGTAAATACCCTTGCAATACAATGGTTGGCGCTGATATTGCCAAGCAAGCCGCAAAAAAATAGAGAAATGGTAAATTACCCTTTTTATCTTTTAATACTAATAATTTAATCCTCGGTCTCAGCCAGATATAAACTGGTATTACAGGAAGGCAAAATGGTAGCCAAAAGTTAATTAAATCCTCGTTTAAGGCTAATAAAGAAAATTGATATACAACGATCCATATCAAAAATGAATACAATAAGATAAAGCCAATAGCCACCAGCAAAAATCGCAGATAGATTAACTTTATCTTGCTTAAAAAATTGCTCATTATAATAATTGTGATAATGATCTAAATATATTAATTAATTTCTGGCTGTTCTGTTTCCGACACTTTATACCTCTCCAACGTTTCATACAATTGTTTCTTGATCTGCTTGACCAATACCCTTGGGCCGAGTACCCGAAGCTTCGACCCAAAACCCAATAACTCACGTTCCAACTCAAAATTCATAATTACGCGGATGCTGAAGATCTTACCTTTCTCATCCTCACGCAATAGCTTTTGGGTATGGTGCAGAGGTTTAGTGATAACGTATGGTGCGTTCTTAGCGTCAATCCAAAACACTACTTCTACATCGCGCTGACCGGGCGTTTTAGTTACCCCTATCACGTCGCTGTAATAGCTCGAAAAATCAATGGTGGTATTCTCAATATAATCATCGTCATGAGCAATGATAGTTTGTATCCTATCCAATGCCAGATTAAGTAACGGTTTATAGCGCTGATGGGATACACCTAATACAAACCAACGATTTCGGTATTCTTTCAACAGGTACCCGCTAAAGCAAAAAGTACTGGCCTCGCGCGCTTTAAACGATTGGTAGGTAACGCACATGGTTTTTTTGGCCACGATGTGTTTACGGATCACCTCTATCCACTCTAAGCCTTTCAGGTTATTGTTCTTCTCAAAGTCAATTACGGGTGCACTGTGTGTTTTTTGCGTATAGATCTTGTCCTCCAGTTTACTCACCATCTCGTTCAGGTCGGTAAAATGGTTAAAGCCCTTAAATTGCTTTAACAGGCCCGATACTTCGCTCAGCACCTGCATATCTTGTTGGTTAAGCGGACTATTGGTAATGCTGTAATTTTTATCGCTGTACGTATAATACTTTTTATCAACGACAACAATAGGTGCTTCATAACCCAGTTTATTGCTGCGCATCATTTCTATATCCGCCTGAACGGTGCGACGGCTTACACCGGTATCAATGCCTTGATATTCATAAATAGCATTGCTGCAGGCATCTATCAAATCATCCAGCGTCCATTTCTTAAAACGGTTTTGCAGGCACTGGTCGATGGTGCGGTAGCGGATAAGGGCATTGCGGTTTACAGGCATGTTAGTATCTTCTTTTCATCAGATATTTCTCTTCTGTACCGTTACTGGTACCTCCAATTATCCGAACGGGCGTTATATGCGCCAGTTCCCACCCTAACGAGCCCAAATAGTTTAAGGCACCTATAAGCGATGAACATTCCGTTACCCTTTGCGTGGCAGCTATCAGTTCGGAATCGTATTTAGACAACATATCATCATCACCAAGATTAACGGTTACTTCTTTTTTGCTACTTAAAAGCTTGTTTTCTACTGTCAAAAGACAAAAATGCTCCATGTTCGTAAATATTTTGATGAATTTATAAAATATTTTTTACTACGCAAATACGCTGCGCACTTGATGTTTCTCTTTGTACTGTCGAAAGGCTGGACGCGTTCACGAACGCCCCCTCTCCCGATTCGGGGAGAGGGGTTTTGGCCCGGAGACTTTTAAATTGTTAAATTACACGCTTACAGTTATGAGAAAGCAAAATACAGGCGCACTTCAGCAGATGGAAGGGCAAAAAGAAAAGGTTGGCAACAACGAGTTAAAGGCATTAGGTATTAACGATATAGAGATATTGGT includes:
- a CDS encoding FAD-binding protein gives rise to the protein MRLKQKLPVTYLLFTFNGRLSKGAFWLASLFYWCTFYVLYNLLLFGIGEGATFILYPLLFWIIIATSMKRLHDQGYSGYWLFTVLIPVLGPLWLFWRLGFKKGNYTANQYGSVPGSAPDYLKNDEGKEIPHLKTDERIIDDVTRLNPVLVAKIVRPTSVEEICEIVKNTTGAISVGGGRFSMGGQTASPHSLHIDMRGMNKVLEFSATGKLIKVQTGIRWCDIQQYIDEHDLSIKVMQTYANFTVGGALSVNAHGRYMGMGPVVLSVRSIDVVLADGSLVHATKTENHEIFFGSIGSYNGIGIIVQAELELADNLAIKRIDKKMKVEEYKDYFFKTIRDNPQVVFHNGDIYPPKYKRLRAVSWIETTEKPTVKTRLMPLKESYPLERYFLWAFTERPLGKPYREFIIDPLLFRGKKIHWRNYEAGYDVAELEPKSRINSTYVLLEYFVPVQRFEEFEHAMAEIFIRFNVNVLNVSIRHATADPGTYLAWAREEVFAFVVYYKQRTDPASKNAVAVWTRELADAVIAVNGAYYLPYQVHPTLSQFHKAYPNAQKLFNLKTKLDPDYKFRNIFWDTYYQPLKPQSNG
- a CDS encoding rhomboid family intramembrane serine protease; the encoded protein is MSNFLSKIKLIYLRFLLVAIGFILLYSFLIWIVVYQFSLLALNEDLINFWLPFCLPVIPVYIWLRPRIKLLVLKDKKGNLPFLYFFAACLAISAPTIVLQGYLLTATGKLTTVNNITEISQKPITKYYTVANHYIDKQHATVHRRTEVSGRNNEYLTFHLYVACPILNKASQIDTSNNNNFNMPVAWLGTEYTKSISNHSSDTEKEQAFKELGIEAYNKLKEENLDRFVYLDHIGNNDHRKGYYAAIKSIPQYNSAEPLILEAKNEPFEARNGDKFVWIFKSFGIGAAIWLIMLIFPKFDNVQLKKLPEYSFQNQWKTFYKFISAIKITSKSSVSVIIIAVNILVFIIMVFAGLGFISFDGQDLYAWGANYRPAVISGQWWRLLTNIFLHGGLMHLIFNMYGLLFVSIFLEPILGRAKFIIAYFLCGLLASIASIWWHPATLSVGASGAIFGLYGVLTALLTTNKADANSKRGLLINNAIFIGINLIIGFSGGIDNAAHMGGLLTGFIIGYIMYFFIDEPKPKRRYKKKIKIIENKGDLLEKEN
- a CDS encoding YafY family protein — its product is MPVNRNALIRYRTIDQCLQNRFKKWTLDDLIDACSNAIYEYQGIDTGVSRRTVQADIEMMRSNKLGYEAPIVVVDKKYYTYSDKNYSITNSPLNQQDMQVLSEVSGLLKQFKGFNHFTDLNEMVSKLEDKIYTQKTHSAPVIDFEKNNNLKGLEWIEVIRKHIVAKKTMCVTYQSFKAREASTFCFSGYLLKEYRNRWFVLGVSHQRYKPLLNLALDRIQTIIAHDDDYIENTTIDFSSYYSDVIGVTKTPGQRDVEVVFWIDAKNAPYVITKPLHHTQKLLREDEKGKIFSIRVIMNFELERELLGFGSKLRVLGPRVLVKQIKKQLYETLERYKVSETEQPEIN